A stretch of DNA from Nitrospirota bacterium:
GGAGCTTCTAACAGACTATGATGGAGCTCTTGAGGATGTTCCGGCATGGTGCCAGAAGACTGGAAACGAGTTTTTGGGCATAGATGAGGAGGATGATTATTACAAAATTTACATCAGAAAAGCCAGCGGCAAACCAGCGCCGGCGCTAAAAGAGGTGAATACATGAAAAGACTATATTTTGACCATGTGGCTACAAACCCGCTGCTGCCTGAGGTGTTTGAGGTAATGGAGCCATACTTTAAGGGTGAGTTTGGAAATCCCCTTAGCATGTATGATCTGGGTTTTACGGCAAAACAGGGGATAGAAAAAGCAAGGGAGCAGGTAGGTGCGTTAATAAACGCTAAGGCAGCGGAGATAATTTTCACGTCATCTGGAGCTGAGGCAAATAATTTCGCAGTAAAAGGACTTGCCATGTCAAGGCAAAACGATGGTAACCACGTAATAATATCTAAAGCCGAACACCACTCGGTGCTTAACACTGCCAGGTCACTGGAAAAACAGGGTTTTGTTGTAACATACCTGTCTTTGGATAAACACGGGCTTGTTGACCCTGCAGCTGTAAAGGCGGCAATCAACAAAGACACAGTACTGATTTCAATCACACATGCCAATTCCGAGGTGGGTACGATAGAGCCAATACAGGAGATAGCTGAAATTGCCCATGAGCATAAAATTACTTTTCACGCCGATGGTGTTGCCACAGTGGGCAACATGGAGGTGGATGTAAAGGCACTGGGAGTGGATGCTCTAAGTATGGCAGCGCACCAGTTTTATGGCCCTAAGGGAGCAGGGGCGCTTTATCTGAGGGCAGGGCAGAGGATTTTACCCCTTATCTATGGCGGAATACAGGAAAACGGCAGGCGGGCGGGAACTGAAAATGTGCCAGCAATAGTTGGTATGGGTAAGGCGGCAGAGCTTGCTAAGGAAAAACTGCCGGAGCGGATGGCACACGTTAAAAAGTTAAGAGACAGGTGTATTGAGGGTCTATCTAAGGTGGAAAAGGTGCACTTAACGGGGCATCCTACGCTGAGACTTCCCGGGCATGCCAGTTTCGTTGTGGAGTTTATAGAGGGAGAAGGGATGTTGCTTATGCTCCTTTCTAAGTCAATATATGCAGCAAGCGGTTCAGCTTGTACATCAAAGGCACTTAAGGCCTCTCCCACGCTTGCCTCAATGGGCATACCGATAAGCCTCACGCACGGCTCGATTGTGTTTTCCTTTGGTATAGGCAACGAGATGGAGGATGTGGAGAGTTTACTTGTGGAGTTTCCAGCCATAGTGGGTAAGTTAAGGGCAATGTCTCCTTTTGCTAAGGAGGGCTGGCGCCCGGAGGATATGAAAACAGAGGAAAGTTAATGTAACTTAAACATAAAAAACGGGAGGTTTAACATGTATAGCCAAAAATTAATGGATCACTTTACAAACCCAAGAAACGTGGGGGAGATGCCCGATGCCGATGGGGTTGGGATGGAGGGAAATCCTACCTGCGGCGATACAATGAAACTTTTCATTAAAGTGGAAAATGAAAAAATAGTTGATATAAAATTTCAGACATTTGGCTGTGGAGCGGCAATAGCGGTCTCCAGTATGATAACAGAGATGGCAAAGGGCAAGACGCTGGATGAGGCGCTCCTGATAACGAAACAGGATGTGGCAGATGCTTTAGACGGGCTGCCGCCACAGAAAATGCACTGCTCAAATCTTGGCGCCGATGCTTTAAGAAAAGCCATCGAGGACTATCGCCAGCGTGGTAATTGAAAGCCTTTGAAGGTAAAGTGGACTGTAACAGGAATTAAACCCTGAGTGGTTGCTATTTTACTTTTAAAATGTTACAATACGTGCCGGTTCAGCTGTGTGTTGTCATCAGGCTGAAGTGAGTTAAATGGAGAGGTGGCCGAGCGGTCGAAGGCAGCCGCCTGCTAAGCGGTTGTGGGGGTAATACTCCACCCAGGGTTCGAATCCCTGCCTCTCCGGTTCTTTTATCTTTTAAAATCAATAGGTTAGCTTCGCTTGTTTTACATAATAAGTGTTCCCGAACTGTCCTCAGGTATTTTCAATCTATATTTTTAATTGTAGTATCGTTCAAGTCTATTAGTTTTTTACTTGAGGCAACTCGTGGTTGCGTGTTGCAATTCTAATGTTTTTATGGTAACGTAGGAGTATGAACACATTAACCTTTGATACGTTAAAAGTATTTGAGACACTTAAATCGTCCGGCTTTTCAGAGGAACAAGCAAAAGGCTTGTCTGATACGCTCAAGGTTGCACAGGAAACAGGGATCGAACGGTTTGCCACTAAAGAGGATGTATTTAAACTTGAAGTCAAAATAGAATCTGTAAAAGCAGAATTAAAAATAGATATAGAAAAATCAAAGTCCGAAACATTGAAGTGGATGTTCCTATTCTGGGCAGGGCAGTTAGTAGCCATGTTCACCTTATTTAAATTCTTTTTTAAGTAAACTACCTTACAAGACAATTTTATAAATCAATAAAGATTTAGCTTTCCTGTCTATAACTACTTGTAATGTATAGATGAATTAACAAATGTAAATAAAAAGGCCAGAGGAGTACTCTATATTAAAACCTCACTCCGGTTTTAAAACGTATGTCCCACGTGCAGAAGAAAGAGGATTCCTATTGCCATAACACAAAGTGACAGAATCAAATCAAGAACAGGCGACAGGATAAACCTCTCGGCACAAATCTGCTTTTCGATTTTCTTATACCGGATAAAACAAAATAAACTTAACACCACTCCCACTGCTATCAACAATTTGCCGATTGACGTAGAATAGTTTTTTATCTCTTGTATTGCTCCTGTCTTAATACCGGTTATATTCATAATATCTATTGATTTCAGTAAAAACAGGCCAAACTTCTCTATCACAAAGCCAAATGCCATGATGGACAGAGACGTTCGTATCCACGATAAAAACGTTCTCTCGTTTGAAAGATGCTGAAGGATATGGTCGAACTCGTTATTGTCTGGTTTGCACTCTGCCATAGTGTTATGAGTCTCCTTATAAAGAT
This window harbors:
- a CDS encoding sulfurtransferase TusA family protein, which encodes MMCPMHLLKLDEQIKELEDRQVLELLTDYDGALEDVPAWCQKTGNEFLGIDEEDDYYKIYIRKASGKPAPALKEVNT
- the nifU gene encoding Fe-S cluster assembly scaffold protein NifU; translation: MYSQKLMDHFTNPRNVGEMPDADGVGMEGNPTCGDTMKLFIKVENEKIVDIKFQTFGCGAAIAVSSMITEMAKGKTLDEALLITKQDVADALDGLPPQKMHCSNLGADALRKAIEDYRQRGN
- a CDS encoding cysteine desulfurase, with amino-acid sequence MKRLYFDHVATNPLLPEVFEVMEPYFKGEFGNPLSMYDLGFTAKQGIEKAREQVGALINAKAAEIIFTSSGAEANNFAVKGLAMSRQNDGNHVIISKAEHHSVLNTARSLEKQGFVVTYLSLDKHGLVDPAAVKAAINKDTVLISITHANSEVGTIEPIQEIAEIAHEHKITFHADGVATVGNMEVDVKALGVDALSMAAHQFYGPKGAGALYLRAGQRILPLIYGGIQENGRRAGTENVPAIVGMGKAAELAKEKLPERMAHVKKLRDRCIEGLSKVEKVHLTGHPTLRLPGHASFVVEFIEGEGMLLMLLSKSIYAASGSACTSKALKASPTLASMGIPISLTHGSIVFSFGIGNEMEDVESLLVEFPAIVGKLRAMSPFAKEGWRPEDMKTEES
- a CDS encoding DUF202 domain-containing protein, coding for MAECKPDNNEFDHILQHLSNERTFLSWIRTSLSIMAFGFVIEKFGLFLLKSIDIMNITGIKTGAIQEIKNYSTSIGKLLIAVGVVLSLFCFIRYKKIEKQICAERFILSPVLDLILSLCVMAIGILFLLHVGHTF